In Zingiber officinale cultivar Zhangliang chromosome 1A, Zo_v1.1, whole genome shotgun sequence, the DNA window TGCATGACAGGATGAGACTTGCATTACTTGACGTCATCAGATGACGTCTCCTTAATCCCGGAAACACGTTTGTCACCTTATTTATATCAACGCCCCTCCCGTTCATACACCGAACCTCCGACAAGACTTCTATCTACTCAATTGACTAATCCACTCTTTCAAATTTTCCACCGTTCTGTAATCGCCGGTGATCCCGCCAACTCAATTGTCCATGGCATCGTTGGTTGCCAAGTTAATGCTACGGCACTCGCTCCAGTTATCCACCAAACCGCCTCGGAAAGCCGCCGCGGCCGCCTCCTCTCGCCCTCTGGAAGAAGCACTCGACGTCAGCCTCCGGTCACTCCGTTCGACAGACGACGATGGCTCGCCTCTCACTCTCGCCTGGCTTACAAGAGTCTTCAGACTTCTCGCCTTCTCTCTGTCCCGCGCTGCGGCTCTGGTGTCCCAACACTCCCTTCCAGCCTCCGATGAACTAGATTCCCACCTAGACGCTTTTCTTCTTATCCTCGACGCGTGCAATGCGATCTCTGCTCAAGTTGCGAGATTGCAGAACCGGCTCCTCCACCTCCGGCTCGCCGTCCGGTTCCTCGCCAGCGAGGATGGCTCGCGGCAGAGGCCGCCGGAGATGGTAAAGAATGCGAGGAAGGCAATAAAAGGATGGGAGAAGAGCAAGCAGGACATCAAAATCCAGCGCCATTCTGTGGGCGAGATGCTCCGGCGAATGAGACCGGCGGATCCTCCTCGCGGAAGTGCGTCGTCAGTATTGAGCAGGGCGTCGTACTCGGTGGAGAGCGTTTCGCAACTGGTGATGGCGGCCGCAATGGTGGCGCTCGGCCTGGGGGAGCCAGAGTTTCTGCACGAGATTCGTGTGCCCGACGAGTGGCCGTGGGTGCTCAGCTTCAACGAGGTCGCGGCGGAGGTGTCCAGCAGAGTGGGAGCGTCGCGCCCTCTCGGCGAGCTGGAGGAAGTGGAGGCGGCGGTTAGGCGATTAAAGGAGGCGATAGATGAAGAGGAGGATAGCGAGAGGCTAG includes these proteins:
- the LOC122028311 gene encoding uncharacterized protein LOC122028311 gives rise to the protein MASLVAKLMLRHSLQLSTKPPRKAAAAASSRPLEEALDVSLRSLRSTDDDGSPLTLAWLTRVFRLLAFSLSRAAALVSQHSLPASDELDSHLDAFLLILDACNAISAQVARLQNRLLHLRLAVRFLASEDGSRQRPPEMVKNARKAIKGWEKSKQDIKIQRHSVGEMLRRMRPADPPRGSASSVLSRASYSVESVSQLVMAAAMVALGLGEPEFLHEIRVPDEWPWVLSFNEVAAEVSSRVGASRPLGELEEVEAAVRRLKEAIDEEEDSERLGTATEAVDNATKAMTAALNGLADSVNSAFHAAMGTRNAALSRLRWNTRR